From Triticum aestivum cultivar Chinese Spring chromosome 7B, IWGSC CS RefSeq v2.1, whole genome shotgun sequence:
GCTTGCACCGGGTGCTGACACCGAGGGAACAATCCCGGCTCCTCTCTTTCTGTTTCTGTCAGCCTCAATCATGGATACATCTCTGTCCTCTTGCTCACTGTCACCTTCATTCAGATCTTCATGGGTAGTATGCTCTGCTGGACCGCGTGCACGACCACGTCCCCTCCCCGATCTGCCTGTCCCACGACCTCCTCGAGATCCATGGCCCTCAGCTGAACTGCGACCTTCTCCTGGCCCATTACCCGGTCCTTTGAACCAACCAGCTTTTAGGTCTTTGAAAACAAGAGCTTTCGGGGGGTGTACACCATCGCCACACTCCTTATAGAGGTGACCCATGTACCCACAAACAGCACACCAATCTGGTAGGCGCTCGTATTTCACCCTGAAGATCACCCTCTGGACAGCCTCTTTCTTCTTGACAACCAAAGAAACTGCATTCTTGAGTGGTATCGTAACATCAATCCTCAGTCGGACCCGTGCAAAATTACCTTCGAAGTCATGGGACTTTGGCTCTGCAAAGATGAACTCCCCCACCGTGGCCGAAAGAGCCTTGATCTTGGAGAAAAACCCATCCGGAAGATCATGTATCTGCATCCAGATGTCGATCTTGTTCAGCTCAATTGTTGATGGCTTAGTGAATCCATCCTACGGGGCAATGACCACGGCCTTCCCTTTGAATTGCCACGGGCCTTCCTCCATGACGCGCTCCCAGTCACCGAGGCAGCCAAACTGCATTGTGTACAGGTTATCTTCGAGGGGGCGGATCTTTACCTCCTTCGCCAAATCCCATGCGACCCTCATGTTTCTGAAAAACCAGTATTGGCTATAGGGTTTTTCGGTGTGAACCCTAGCAATTGCCATCCACCGCGTCGTCTCCACCGGTAGCTCTTCGTCCTCGATCACAACGTCTTGAAGATCGTCCTCTTTCAATCCTAACTCCTCCATCATGGCCTCCAGATCGGAAACCGCCTGTCCCGATCCCGATGTGACATCCTCCATGTTCTCTTGCCGAGAATTCTGATCCGCGGGCGGTAACAAACCCTAACACGAGCCCCGACTCCCTGCCGCCGGCGGGGAGAAGAGGCCCAGGGGATGGCCGGTCTCTACGGGGGAAGCTGATCGCCGCCGCCCTAGAGGAGAAAAACCCTAACGAATCCCTACCAGCTTCGCTAGGAAAGTACGCATCTGGTCGCTTTGGGCTATAACACGTAAAACAGGCCGAAGCTGTTTTGGGCTGTCTCCACGAAGCTGCCCATGTTTAGTCGTTTGTTCCGGTTTCAGCTTTTTTCCACGAGAAACTGGCTCCTGAAGCTGAAACAAACACAGCCTATATCCCTCATGCCAAAACCGCAAAAATATATCAACCGAGTGAGCGACCCACTCCGCGAAACAATAGTACTGTATTAGTTTACAAAAGTAGCTGATTGTGGCAAAACCTTACACTCTGCTAAACACTACTATTATTATTCATTACAAATTCAAGGCAACATGACAGGGTACTCAAAAATAAGGATCACAAGTTCACAATACACCTTGAGGATACTGCACTTCCCTATCAACTTCATGTCAGGCAGTTCTCATCTCAATCTGGATGGATTCTGCAGCCGCAGAGCCGCTGTGCATGCCATTCTGCTGCATTGGACAAGCCTCTTGGCCACCAGCATTCTCAAAGCGCCAATGGGACTCGCTGTTCGCGGTTTCACAGAGGGGTTGATCCGAGGCAGCAGAATCGTGGCCTATGTTGCCATTCTCCAATTGAAGAGAATCTTGGCCGACGTTGTCACCACCACCACCATTGAAACTTTCCACATCAGCTACTCTCCCACTGGTACGGCTGGCATGAACCAGCCTCCCAATGCTTACCAGCAGCATGAGAGTCGAAATAACTCCGGTGATGACGAACGCACCAGCGACGCTTGGCAAACTGATTTGCGTGGAATCAGGGTCGGAGCTGCCATCACCCACCGATGACGACTGTGGATCTGCGCCTAACCATTTTCGTTGAATCCTCAATCCCTCGTCGCCTCCAGTTATGTTCAAGATGGCAGTAGAAAGATCATGCACGAGCGGCGAACCTAGACAGAATGCCTGAAGATAAAAGGTAAGCATGGTTGTAGGTAAACCCGTAACTTTGAATATAATTTAGTGGAATGGAGATGTACAAAGTCAAAAAACAATCATGATTGCACTACATTTTAATACAAAATGGCAGGCATGATCAAGGTAAAGAAGCATGATACAAATGAACAAATTGTTGTGCTGCCAGTGTATTATTTTCTTTTCTCTGAAGAAAAGCAAAACATGTTTTGTGGGTAATCATATGCTTAGCAGTTAGCACTACAATATGTAAGTATGTTTGTCAGAATTTTTGGTGCAGTACATCCAAACTATTAATGGATATAGGTAGATGTACGCCCATGCTTAGAAAGTCCATACTTAAAGTGAAGATAAAAAACATGACGGCACTAACTAACTTCTGTCCCTAGCTAGGATGCAACATACTAGCACTTAAAGGACAAATGCTGAATATACTTAGCTTTAGATTGAGAAGCTTACAAAACCAAATCCAGGAGTCATGTACATGAGATTAACCATCCTAAAGTCTTCCTTATTCCGAGGATCAGAGAAGAATGATGTCAAGAAGGGAAGCTCATCAACGATAGCTGATACCGATCCATTTCTCAAAGCATCAGCATAGTCCTCTTTCTTTATGTAGCTCTGTAGCCTATCTTTGTCGAAATAATAATTTTTTATCAAGATGGACCGCAGAAATGACCCCTCTTGGTGTCCAACAGAGCCATTCCTGAGCTGGAGCTGGTTCAGATCTGTCACTGAAGGCCGGCGGCTCTTTGCGGTTAGTATGGCTGACAAGCTTGCTGTGTAACTCTGCACTACAATCAGAACCACAAAGCACCATACCACCACAACAATTTTTGACAAGGGGCTTCTAATAGTCTGAGCTGCGCATGGAATAACCAAGAAATTTAGTACATGACTACTGTAGTAAACTAATTGAATCTCTTATCAGACATCAAATATTACCCAGAAGTTTAAGTACGAAGTGCTAACCATGTGAAAATGTCAAAGTAGAGAAAGCGAAGTAAGAAGCGGTGCTGAACTGTCTCAAATTTGATCCCTGGTACTCTTGATTTCTGGAGCGCTCAATCATCCACACAACAAAGCCAGTATAGAAGAAGAAGCCCACAGTTGTAAACCAAAGTGCCGAACTCAGTGGCTTCACAAATTTCCACTCAACTGTTTCTGGCTCGTCCTCAGCGAGCACAAGCATAAACACTCCAGATTGTGTGTATGGCATTGTAAAATCTGTGTCAGCAGCTCGATCAGGAGTTATGCTAACATCACCAACTGCTGCATCATACACCTGTTATCAACCAGAAAATAGGGGTCAAAATGGATCTAGTAGCAAAAAACTAAATGTTACAAGTCAAACCATGCAAGTATGTATGAGAAAAGCGCACTAACCCCTGAAGACACGTTGCCTACTAGCGCATCGTAGGAACCATGGAAGACATAAAACTCATAGCGTGGTGGACGACGTAGCTGCTTCATAGCGGCTTCGAAGATATCAATGCTGTAGCCAGTGACCTTTTGGTAACTGGTATTCGGATCGGCAACATGCAcaaaatcttcaaaaccttctttCTGCGGCACCGCAATCCTGAGCAACGTCTTATTATGGCTTCTGCAGTTCATCCTTGCTTTTCCTGTCTGTAATTTCCTGTCATTTCGTCTACCAGTTTTTGGAGTAAGAAATGTTATAGTGTCATTGTCAAGTGTAAAGCCGATCTTGCTGTGACCCCTAGAAGCTGTTGCAGGATCTTCTAGCCAGAAGGCGCAGGATGTTGGGGAAATGCCGGAGAAAGAGAGAACCGGAATGCGGTGGCGGCGGCCCAGGTAGGAGAGGAAATCTATTTCTGTCGATGTTTGAGGAACCCAAATGATGGCCTGCACTCGGGCATTATTGATAAGATCATCGGCTGCAAAGATCACAGGCACCACAAATTAGCTTAAGAAATAGGTCAAACTTTTGGATTATGCGCAGAGGTTTCGCAGCAAATGCATCAAAGTAATGGGGGAAAATTAGGGGGGGCTGGTGCGTCGGCGGCGTGCTCCCTCTGCGACGGACGGGGGAGGCAAGCGGAGGACCTGACGGGAAGAGTCAGAGAGGCAAGAGAGGGGAAACCTTGTGAGCGAGGACCTTCGCAGGGCCGCCggcggcggagatggaggccacggCGGCGCGGGATCGAAGCGTCGAACACCTTGAGGGCTTGAGGTCAACACAGTGATGGGCTTCAACCTTTCTTTGCGAACTTCACGGGCTTGGACCTTTTTTTGAAATAGATGGGCTTTCACTGGTTTTTCGAATGTTTTCTAGATGCTTggtttttttaaaatatttttgattgcTTACCACATGGTTATTTTAGATGCTTGTTTCTCGAGTGTTGGGCGTGGACTTGTGTGAACAGTGGAAATGTAGTCTGCTTACTTACCACACCTTTTGAGCTTTTCTGTTCTTTCAAAAGCATCTATCAAATTTAAAGAATTACTGTGAGAATCAATGtgcttttttttgcgggtgagaaTCAATGTGTTGTTGGATGGTTGGGAGGAAAATGTGTCACTTGTCCACTTCAAAAAAAATCCATGCATTGCACCAGGGGCATAAATATTCTAATGAGTTAATATGATTGCGTAAAAAATGGACTTTAGATGTGGATTAAATCATCACTTATGAGATTACCGTAGAAAACATTGTCTTATTTAGGGCTCATTTTGTTTGTGGGAAATATTAGCGGTCAAAATTTTGTTATGAAGATTGTGACAATGTCCCAAGGGTCACTTTTGTAGGTGTAGTTCCTAAGCCTCAATGCCCGAAGGGTCAAAATTGTTAGAAAGGTAATTTATGATAGAAATGCCCCTGGTGACATCATTTTTTTGTGTGGCCCTGGTAACAACATTGATTAGAGAGGTAATTATTGACAATTAATTAATGGTCTTACCAATTCAGAGGGAGGGGGTTTAGTAAATACACAGAATAATCCAGAATCTACCTAAATACACCTATAGCGGCAAAAAAGTACATCTAATAATAAGGAATGAACAAGGTATGTTTATGCAATTCAAAATCACAAATAACTAAATTCTTATGAAAATATCTCTCGTGGTACAAATTACATGAAGACAAAGCATAAGTAGTATGAACAGAGGCTATTGATCAAAATGTTGTCTTAGCAAAATGAAATATTTGTCCAAAATTTGCTTTCCGCACACGAGCTCGTATGCACTCGCATAAACAGTAAATTCGGAATAAAATGGTTAAAATATTCAAAATGTTCTAATTTCTTAGGCATCGAAGAGGCTTACGTCTGTGGTGTCATGTACAAACAGAACAGAAATCGGTGATCTAACAAAGGCTTTTTGGAGCACCTTGTTGTTTGGCGCAGGGCACCATAGAAGTCTTTTAGGCCTGTTTGTTTGGGTTTGTGCTCAGCTTTTGAAGTTTTTCTAGTTTGTcttaaaagcaaaaaataattCCTAAATAGTGACTTTTGGCTTCGGCTTTTGGATTATGAATTAATATTGTTATTTTTTTTATAGAAAAGAGGGGATACCCGTCGGCCTCTGCATCGAGTGATCCCACAGCCTTTTATCAATATTGTTATATGATGATATAAGCAAAAAAAACTAAAGCTCTTTAGCATTATTTTTTTTGCAGGAGTTGGCTCTTTAGCCAAAGTGGAAAAGCTGCGAAGCTGAAGCATAATAAGCCCGAACAAAAAGGGCCTTAGTCACGAAACTCTGTGTGCAGCTGGACGATATGGCATCCGATGTCTGTATTTCGTAGATTTCTTTTATTCTTCTTGCTAGTTATTTATAGTTTATATTGTTCACGCGGATGCATATGGGTTGGCGATAAAAACGCCGCCATAACGTTCGAAGAGAGGGACGCGGTGCGTGCGGACTTCCACGTCCACCTATGCATCGAAGGAATCCCGCTGAGCGCCTGGTGCGACTCTGTGGCTGCGCAGGTGCTTGGCCCGGACACGTTTGTGCACTACTTCGACATCGCAACACTGCGCCGTGAAGATACTTCAAGCTTCATTCTCTGGGCATGGTCGGCCAACCCTTCGGCCATCCCCAAGGTCCTGCAAGTGACCATTGCTCCGCGTGTGCTCCCGGGTGTGGGAGGTGCGCCGTCCGCGGCTGTTGGACATGGTGGTTTCCGGCGTCGTGCAATCGTCCATCTGGACCGGCTGGAGGACTACAGGCCAGATGCGGCAGGCAACATCCCCCGGCGCCCACACACCGACCCATTCACTTGGCGCTACGGTGTGGTGGACGGCGAATCCAGAGTCCGTGACAGGCTGGAGCCTCCTCCAAGGCGCCACGATGATGAAGACCGCCACCGCCGTGATGATGACCAAGACAGGGATGACCGGCGAGGCCGCGACAATGATCGTTCACGGTCTTCCTGGCGCGACCGTTTCTTCCGGAGCCGCTCTCGTGCCCCAGCGCGTAGGGCTGATGATGACCGCCATGGTTCGCGTCGCGAGGAGCGTGGCGGGGACCGTGGCAGAGATGACAGGCGCCGTGCAGAAGGCAGCTCAAGGGATCGCTCGGCTGGCATGGCCCGTGGACGCTCCCTGCCGCCTTCCCCACGCACTACCTCCAGCGACATCATTGAGATTACTCCTGCGAGTTCGGCTTTGGGATGGCTCTGCGGCACGGCTTCCAGAGTGTCCAAGGTGCAGCCGTCGCTCACCATGGACAGCACCAAGATCGCCCTTGATCAAGCATCCTCCTCCACGCCTATGACTGATATGGATTCACCAACTCCACCTGCACTGGATGCTGTGCCTGAGGACGCTCCTGAGGTCGCGCTCACCCCTACGGCTGAGTTCTTCCTCGACACTCCAACACCACCAAGCCTTGCTGAGACAACCCTGCCCATCGGCGGCTCCTCTGTTCTctcggaggaggagggaggcacccccCTCTTCATCCCACGCATGCCAGCTCTTCTGCCTACTCCATCACCACGCTCCACTCCACCAAGGCCACCCAAGACAAGGCGCAAGACCTTGGCCGGAGTCACGGGATTCCAGCTGCCGTGCCATAGCCAGCGTCTCTAGGTCAAAAACAGGAGCATGCCCATAGCTAAACTTGCAGAGAAGCTCCTGTGTCATCGTTTGGGCATAATTGCTGAAGGAGAACAAGTCACTGAAGAGGCCATTGGCAAGTTCGCGGCAATGTTCCAGGGACGTCTGCCGGATATCACAGTTGCTGCCCTTCGAGCTCTGTTCAAGATGGACTGCGACCTCTCTGCTGCGGTGGATGAGGCACTAGTGCAGTATGGAGGGGAAGGAGGACCTGACCTGAGCGCTCCCGTTGCGGAGGAGGACTGAATGTCGAGAGAGTTCGTTATGATGTAGCCTAGTTTTATCATGTTAGTTACAACCTGCTATGATGTGTGTTTGCCTGTTTGTGGTGGCGTGTGTGCTCCACTGATGTTGGCCCTGGCAAGGCAAAGCTCGTTTCAGTCTCAACCTGATGTAGTTCCTGTTTCAAGATGTTAGACATCAACTTATCAATCCTATGTTGGAACGTTCGTGGACTAAACAGCCCTGACCGTCGTGCGACAGTACATGAGACTATTGCTTCTTCCTCATGCCATCTAGTTTGTATCCAAGAATCCAAACTCCAATCCATCGACCAGTTCACGGCTGCGTACCTCGGAGGTCAGCGTCTAAAATCCTTTGCCCAGCGTCCTGCTGATGGTACAAGAGGGGGTATCTTGCTCCTTTGGGACGACAATGTTGTGTCCATTACCAATGTACAGATTGGTGCTTACTTTCTTTCGGCCTCTGTTTCCATGAAAAACTGCAACCATCCACAATCCTTCAAGCTTACTACAGTTTATGGCCCTACTCGCAACAATCTCAAAGACGCTTTCTTCCTTGAGCTAAACTCTCAAAAGCCTCCTGTAGGAACCAAGTGGCTGGTCAATGGTGACTTCAACCAAATCTACAGGGCTAGAGATAAAAACCGTGCAAATGTAGATCGCTCTCGACTGGTGAGATTCCGCAACGCACTCAACTCCTGCGAGCTACAGGAAATCCCCTTGCAAAATAGGAAATTCACTTGGAGTAACGAACAAAGCGATCCAACGATGAGCAATCTTGATGGTTTCTTCTGTAACGAAGAGTGGGATGTCGCTTTCCCTACTCACATTCTTCAAGCCCTATCATCTTCGCTCTCGGATCACTGCCCTCTCTTGCTTGCCAATGCATCTGGACCGAAGAGACCCAAATCATTTCGTTTTGAGAACCACTGGATCAAGATGCCTGGGTTCCAGCAGGTTGTTAGTGACTCCTGGAATGAGGATTCTCCCCATGGTGAGCCCTACCAACGGCTTTTCCATAAGCTTAAGAGAACAAGTAGGAGGTTGCGTACTTGGAGCAAAAAATTGTTCGCTGCTTCTAGACTCCAACTCCATATGGCACTGGAAATCATCCTACACCTAGATTTGGCACAAGAACGTAGAGACCTCTCTCCTGACGAGAGGGACCTTAGGAAGAGACTAAAGAGGAAGGTCATTGGCTTGGCGGTCCTGGAGAAGTCTAGAAAGCGTCAAAATTCCAGAGTTACCAACCTTAAGGCAGGAGATGCCAACACTCGCTACTTCCATCTCCGTGTCAACCGTAGAAGGAGGAAGAACTTCATACAACGCCTAAAAAACAATATAGGTTGGGCTACGGAACATGCACACAAAGAGGACATCGTGCACCGGCACTTCAAAAACATTGCCAGAAAGCCCCCCTCGCGCAACATAGACTTCAATTGGGGGATCCTACATACCCCTGATTGTGATCTTCATGAGCTGGACAATGCCATCACAGAGGAGGAGGTGAAGGCTGCTGTGTTCTCCATGCCAGGAGACAAAGCCCCTGGACCGGATGGTTTCTCCGGTGCGTTCTTTAAGGCATGCTGGAGCACCATCAAGGAGGACATTATGTGTGCCATCAATCATTTCTCTGATCTACATGCATCCCATTTCCACTGGCTGAATTCCGCAGATGTTGCTTTGATTCCTAAGAAGGATGGTGCTGATGACATCACAGATTTTCGCCCCATCAGTCTTATCCATGCCATTGCCAAGATTATTTCCAAAGTGATGTCCAACCGCCTTGCGCCACACATGGATGACCTCGTCTCGCAGGCTCAGAGTGCTTTCATAAAAAAACGATGCATTCATGATAATTTCATGTATGTTCGCAACCTAGCGAAACGCCTGCACCGCAAAAAGACCCCGGCACTCCTATTCAAACTCGACATCAAAAAGGCATTCGATTCGGTTAGATGGGACTTCCTCCTCGACTTGCTCAACCACCTTGGGTTTCCTCCGAGGTTCAGGGGCTGGATCTCGACTTTGCTTTCTTCAGCGTCCTCTCGTATTCTCCTTAATGGGGTTCCTGGGGCCCCCATCAAGCACGGATGTGGTCTGAGGCAAGGGGACCCGCTTTCCCCTCTCCTATTCGTGCTTGCGATTGATCCGCTACACCTTATCCTCCAGAAGGCCACCGCCCAAGGAAAACTGCACCCCCTCGATGGTCAGGCTATGACAATTCGGGCATCTCTCTACGCGGACGATGCAGCCGTTTTCCTTGCCCCCATCAAGACGGAAGTTGAGTTCTTTGCCCACACCTTAAAGAGCTTTGGGGAAGTCACTGGCTTGGTCACGAACTGTACCAAAAGCTTGGTTGCTCCTATTCGATGTGAGAACCTGGACCTGGTGGACATCCTGCACTCTTTCCCGGCTAGCCGTACCTCCTTCCCATTGAAGTATTTGGGCCTACCTCTATCGGTTAAGAATTTGAAAAGAATCCACTATCAACCGCTTGAAGACAAGATCGCAGCCCAATTGGCACCATCGATGGGTAAACACGTTGCCTCTCCAGGACGGGTGGTGTTGGTCAAATCCGTGCTTACGGCCATTGCTATCTATTATATGACGGCGCTGAACCTCCCGGTTGAGGTGATGAACAAGATTGATGCCCTCCGATGGGCATTCTTGTGGGCTGGTTGTGACAAAGTCACTGGTGGAAAATGCAAAATTAATTGGGAGCAAGTCTGCAAGCCAAAACTTCATGGTGGCCTTGGCGTTCTCAATCTGAAAAAATTTGCATCTGCTCTGCGCATTCGTTGGCTCTGGGGTGAGTGGCTTACTCCCACCAAGCCCTGGGTGGGACTAGGGACGCCGTG
This genomic window contains:
- the LOC123157659 gene encoding glutamate receptor 2.8, whose product is MHGFFLKWTSDTFSSQPSNNTLILTRKKKHIDSHSNSLNLIDAFERTEKLKRCADDLINNARVQAIIWVPQTSTEIDFLSYLGRRHRIPVLSFSGISPTSCAFWLEDPATASRGHSKIGFTLDNDTITFLTPKTGRRNDRKLQTGKARMNCRSHNKTLLRIAVPQKEGFEDFVHVADPNTSYQKVTGYSIDIFEAAMKQLRRPPRYEFYVFHGSYDALVGNVSSGVYDAAVGDVSITPDRAADTDFTMPYTQSGVFMLVLAEDEPETVEWKFVKPLSSALWFTTVGFFFYTGFVVWMIERSRNQEYQGSNLRQFSTASYFAFSTLTFSHAQTIRSPLSKIVVVVWCFVVLIVVQSYTASLSAILTAKSRRPSVTDLNQLQLRNGSVGHQEGSFLRSILIKNYYFDKDRLQSYIKKEDYADALRNGSVSAIVDELPFLTSFFSDPRNKEDFRMVNLMYMTPGFGFAFCLGSPLVHDLSTAILNITGGDEGLRIQRKWLGADPQSSSVGDGSSDPDSTQISLPSVAGAFVITGVISTLMLLVSIGRLVHASRTSGRVADVESFNGGGGDNVGQDSLQLENGNIGHDSAASDQPLCETANSESHWRFENAGGQEACPMQQNGMHSGSAAAESIQIEMRTA